A region of Porites lutea chromosome 13, jaPorLute2.1, whole genome shotgun sequence DNA encodes the following proteins:
- the LOC140923478 gene encoding uncharacterized protein: protein MIRHPCNTLVGGPSGSGKSTWTRRLLRHADQLMYPPPRVKHYCYGAWQPAFDEMKREKVQFHEGLPTSEELDQWFGPTQGGLLVLDDLMDEGANDKRVLDLFSKHSHHRNISVLFLCQDLFPPGKFAKTISRNAHYIVAFKNPRDQVGMRTLALQAFPNDWSHVMNIFRECTQRPFGYLMLDLHPASDDRYRLFTNVLPEEGPTETYERQG from the coding sequence ATGATTCGACATCCCTGCAACACGTTGGTGGGCGGCCCGTCGGGGAGCGGAAAATCGACGTGGACGCGCCGTTTGTTACGGCACGCTGATCAATTGATGTACCCCCCTCCTCGGGTGAAACATTATTGTTACGGGGCCTGGCAACCGGCCTTTGACGAGATGAAGCGAGAGAAGGTGCAGTTTCACGAAGGACTGCCCACGTCGGAGGAGTTGGACCAATGGTTCGGTCCCACGCAAGGGGGACTCTTGGTGTTGGACGATCTCATGGACGAAGGCGCCAACgacaaacgcgtgttggatCTCTTTTCCAAGCACTCGCATCATCGGAACATCAGTGTCCTCTTCCTGTGCCAGGATCTATTCCCGCCCGGCAAATTCGCCAAAACCATTTCGCGCAACGCCCATTACATCGTGGCGTTCAAGAACCCGCGGGATCAAGTGGGGATGCGCACCTTGGCGCTGCAAGCCTTTCCCAACGACTGGTCGCACGTGATGAACATCTTTCGCGAATGCACCCAGCGCCCTTTTGGCTATTTAATGCTGGACTTGCATCCCGCGTCAGACGATCGGTACCGTCTCTTCACCAACGTGTTACCGGAGGAAGGACCGACGGAAACCTATGAACGACAAGGATGA